The genomic region CACGTACCGATGAGGTAATCTGCTTCGGCATAACCTTGTTTTTTGGCTTTCTCAGCCCAGTATTTTGCCTTGTTGATGTCCTTCTGCACACCGTCGCCGTTATAGTAAGCCTTGGCGAGATCCATTTGGATTTCAGGCTTTTCGTTCTCAGCTACATCGGCTATCCAGCGGATATATTGTGCGTTAGAAGCCTCTACGCCTTTACCTTCTTTGTAGCAGAGCGCCAGTTGTCGTTTGGCTTTGGCATCACCGCTTTCGGCTACTTTGGTAAGCCATTCTACACCTTTTTCTGGTGATTTAGGGGCACCTCGCCCTGTGAAGTAAATCTCGGCTACTTGCCCTTGTGCCTGAAGATCTCCCGCTTCGGCAGCTTTCAGATACCATTTAAATCCTTCTTGGAAGGAACGTTTTAGTCCACCTTTGCCCTTGTAGTAGAGGTCGGCAAGCTCAGTTTGCGCTTTCACGTCGCCTCCTTCGGCGGCTTTGATCAATTTTTTGGTGTTAGAGTCTTGCCCGTAAACCATTGAAATACAGAGCAAGCAAATTGCTAAAATGAAGTTTTTCATAGTATAATTATTATTTAATGACTTGTTGAGGCGACAAATATACGCATTATTTTTAATATACGTATATTTTTTACATTATTTTTGCATTATTTTTTTTAAATTTGTATCGTTTTTCAACAAATTGAAGCCGTCCAACTCAGCTACCAGCGAGCCTACACGCAATGATGCCTTGAGCTTTACGGGCACTTTATTTTTGTCGTCGGTGATCCACATTGTGATGCTTTCCTGCTCTTTGAACACGCGTCCGTCCTGCACTAAGGGGCAGAATTTAAGTGTATTGACCGTGCCAAAGCGTGTTTTCACCTTTTCTTTGCCTAAGAATTTAAGTTTGAACTTATAAATCTCGTCGTCGTCGAAAATCATATCAAGGGCTATCTGTCCACCGACTTTGAGGTTATCAACCTCGGGGTGATGCCGTAGCGCATAGAAAGCCGAAATCACATCTTGCAAGCCTGGCTTGAAGTCGATTTCAGTAGTATTGCCGTTCTCAATATTATCGATTTTGACCTTGTTATCGGTGTAATTAAAGAACATCTTCAGGTGCTTGGTGTAGCTTCCCTCGTGGATATTGCGCACAAACACACGCGGACGACCATCCTTCACACCAAAATAACTTTCGTAAATATCATCTACACGGAAAAACACGCGCGCCAGTCCCGTAGTAGAACCTTTCCCCACTGCGTGAAACACTTTTTCGCCTTTATACATCTCCTCGGTGAGCTGCATTGTGGCAATACTGGCATTAAAGACGCCATATTTAACCTTAAAGCGCAACCATTCGCCGTTTTTAAAGGGCAGATTGTCATTTTGTGCCTCGACAACTGGGCTGCATAGCAATGCTACCAAGGCAAAAGTGATTGTTTTTAGTGTCTTTTTCATATATAATATCAGTTTTTGAGTAGTGCACTACAATTACCGTGCCGAAATTAAGTTGCAAAGATACAAAATAATGCATAATGTACAATGGATAATGGATAATTTTATAATTTCGCCTAAAACATTAACTCTTATTACGGACATTCAGTTGTACAGCCACATAGTCGCGAATCCCTTTCAAATTTTGTAGTTTTGCCATTGATAACAACTATTAAAAATTGCATAACGCATTCCAATGGTATAATTATTGCAACAAACTTTAATATTAATTTTTTAAATTGAATCAAGTATGAAAAAAATTATTGCTTTAGTATCAGTGATTTGTTTATCACTAGTAGCTTTTTCTTGTATATCTTGTAGCAAGAATGATGACCCAGCTGACAATGACCTTTTTATAGGAACCTACAAAGGTAAAGTCTCTTATTCCGATAGTCAACAGAAAAAATCCGCTGATAATGGAGCCGTAACAGTTATTAAAACAGGAAATGACTATTATTTCCGTTTTTCAGACGGAATTCCTAACCTTACTGGTGTTAGCTTCAAAAAAGAAGGAGATAACACTTTAGTAAACATCGACTTAAAAGATGGTGTGAAAATCATTAGAATCAACGCCTCTTCATTGAACATTTTGTATACTACAGATGGAAAGACCTGGACTGCTAACGCAAAAAGGTAATTTAAAACATTTTACTAAAAAACCCCGAAAATATCAAATATTTTCGGGGTTTTTCCATTTATACAATGGAATTATCATTCTCCAAGTTCTAATTTTTGAATTTTTTCATTCAAACTTTTAATTTCTTTTCTTAGCTTATAAATACGCTTGTTACTATTTGCTAATCTCCTGTTTGATTTTCTTGCACGTCTCAATGACCTTTCAGCTTTACGTGCCTTTTTTGCAGCTATTGAAGCTGAATTAGCATCGTTGAATTTGTCTGTATGACTATTTGCATTATCATTGGCTTTCATAGCCTCTGATTGTAAAGCTTCATTCTCATTCTCCTCATTAACAAGCTGAATCTCTAATGCATTTAGTTTAGTTTTTAACTCTAAATATTCTTTTTTAGCTTCCAGTCGTTTGATCTCTGGAGATTTAGAAGTTCCACAGCTTGCTATAAAAATAGACACAAAAGTAGAAATAATTAATGTTTTTTTCATGATAAATGTCTGTATGTTAGTTTATTGTAATAATTTAAAAATAGAAGAGTAGACATTGAAATATCTGCTCTTCGCTGCTTATACCTTACTTTTTAAATATCAAATTTATCAAAAATAAGATAACGATAGCACCAATAGCTCCTGTTAGGATAGTGCCAATCCACCCTTCTCCAAGTGAGATGTGGAACACATTGCCTAAAAGCCAATACCCAACGCCACTTCCAAGAATACCAATGATGATATTCCCGATGAGACCTAATCCACTACCTTTATAGATAGTGCCTCCTAACCATCCTGCGATGGCTCCAATAATAAGTGTTGCAATAATACCCATAATTTTTAATATTTGAAATTAGGGTGCAAAGATAAGAATTTTTATCTAAAAAACAATGCGAGCCACACGGGCAGGTGCGAGCCGCACTTTCAAATTTTGTTATTGACAACAACAGAGTACGCACAGAAAAAGAGGTAATATAGCAGCAATATTCTTTCAGTATAAAGGAAAAGCCGTATATTTATCAAGGGAAGATGTTATTAATGGAGATTAGAAAGCTCTTAATGACATCAAATAATCATAAAGCCCCACCATAAAGGTAAGGCTTTATTTTGGGGCAAACTTAGCTGTTGACTGCGTTTGCATCTTTATACTTGTTTAAGTAAGTCTTTTTAAAACAGGCAGGTAAATATGAGTTACTTACCTGCCTGAGTTGGGGTCAAAAGTTTTCTTATGTATCCTCCTCACCACTGCAAAAGTTCAACTTTATTTTAAA from Capnocytophaga haemolytica harbors:
- a CDS encoding SlyB protein produces the protein MKKTLIISTFVSIFIASCGTSKSPEIKRLEAKKEYLELKTKLNALEIQLVNEENENEALQSEAMKANDNANSHTDKFNDANSASIAAKKARKAERSLRRARKSNRRLANSNKRIYKLRKEIKSLNEKIQKLELGE
- a CDS encoding GlsB/YeaQ/YmgE family stress response membrane protein, which codes for MGIIATLIIGAIAGWLGGTIYKGSGLGLIGNIIIGILGSGVGYWLLGNVFHISLGEGWIGTILTGAIGAIVILFLINLIFKK
- a CDS encoding DUF3108 domain-containing protein, translating into MKKTLKTITFALVALLCSPVVEAQNDNLPFKNGEWLRFKVKYGVFNASIATMQLTEEMYKGEKVFHAVGKGSTTGLARVFFRVDDIYESYFGVKDGRPRVFVRNIHEGSYTKHLKMFFNYTDNKVKIDNIENGNTTEIDFKPGLQDVISAFYALRHHPEVDNLKVGGQIALDMIFDDDEIYKFKLKFLGKEKVKTRFGTVNTLKFCPLVQDGRVFKEQESITMWITDDKNKVPVKLKASLRVGSLVAELDGFNLLKNDTNLKKIMQK